From Streptomyces sp. NBC_00370, a single genomic window includes:
- a CDS encoding phosphatidylinositol mannoside acyltransferase, which yields MSGASDRVTDALYGLGWGTVKKLPEPAAVALGRNIADIAWKRRGKSVQRLESNLARVVPDAGPERLAELSKAGMRSYMRYWMESFRLPSWSDERAAAGFDPKGLHHLTDGLAAGRGVILALPHLANWDLAGVWVTRCLGVPFTTVAERLKPETLYDRFVAYRESLGMEVLPHTGGAAFGTLARRLREGGLVCLVADRDLSASGVEVDFFGDTARMPAGPALLAQQTGALLLPVTLWYDESPVMQGRVHPPVDVPETGTRAEKTSVMAQAVADAFAGGIADHPEDWHMLQRLWVADLEPREGSA from the coding sequence ATGAGCGGCGCGAGCGACCGGGTGACCGACGCGCTGTACGGACTGGGCTGGGGCACCGTCAAGAAGCTCCCCGAGCCCGCCGCCGTCGCCCTCGGCAGGAACATCGCCGACATCGCGTGGAAGCGGCGCGGCAAGAGCGTCCAGCGGCTCGAATCCAACCTGGCGCGCGTCGTGCCCGACGCGGGCCCCGAGCGGCTCGCCGAGCTGTCCAAGGCCGGCATGCGCTCGTACATGCGGTACTGGATGGAGTCGTTCCGGCTGCCCAGCTGGAGCGACGAGCGCGCCGCCGCCGGATTCGACCCCAAGGGACTCCACCACCTCACCGACGGCCTGGCCGCGGGACGTGGCGTCATACTGGCGCTGCCCCACCTGGCCAACTGGGACCTCGCGGGCGTCTGGGTCACCCGCTGCCTCGGGGTGCCCTTCACGACCGTCGCCGAACGGCTCAAACCGGAGACGCTGTACGACCGGTTCGTCGCCTACCGCGAAAGCCTCGGCATGGAGGTGCTGCCGCACACCGGCGGCGCCGCGTTCGGCACGCTCGCCCGGCGGCTGCGCGAGGGCGGCCTGGTCTGTCTCGTCGCCGACCGCGACCTGTCGGCTTCCGGCGTGGAGGTCGACTTCTTCGGCGACACGGCGCGGATGCCCGCGGGCCCCGCGCTGCTGGCGCAGCAGACCGGCGCGCTGCTCCTGCCGGTGACCCTCTGGTACGACGAGTCGCCGGTGATGCAGGGCCGGGTCCATCCGCCCGTGGACGTACCGGAGACAGGTACCCGCGCGGAAAAGACGTCTGTCATGGCACAGGCGGTGGCCGATGCCTTCGCCGGCGGGATCGCCGACCATCCGGAGGACTGGCACATGCTGCAACGGCTCTGGGTGGCGGACCTCGAACCGCGTGAGGGGTCCGCGTGA
- a CDS encoding glycosyltransferase family 4 protein: protein MKIGIVCPYSWDVPGGVQFHIRDLAEHLIRLGHTVSVLAPADDDTPLPPYVVSAGRAVPVPYNGSVARLNFGFLSAARVRRWLHEGEFDVMHIHEPTSPSLGLLACWAASGPTVATFHTSNPRSRAMIAAYPILQNALEKISARIAVSEYARRTLVEHLGGDAVVIPNGVDVDFFADAEPNPAWQGGTIGFIGRIDEPRKGMPVLMKALPKILAAYPGTRLLVAGRGDEKEAVESLPKALRGQVEFLGMVSDADKARLLRSLDVYVAPNTGGESFGIILVEAMSAGAAVLASDLDAFAQVLDQGAAGELFANEDADALADAAIRLLGDASRRAELRERGSAHVRRFDWSTVGADILAVYETVTDGAASVATDERATGFRARFGLAARD, encoded by the coding sequence GTGAAGATCGGCATCGTCTGCCCGTACTCCTGGGACGTGCCGGGCGGCGTCCAGTTCCACATCAGGGACCTGGCGGAGCATCTGATCCGGCTGGGCCACACGGTGTCCGTCCTGGCCCCGGCCGACGACGACACCCCGCTGCCGCCGTACGTCGTCTCGGCCGGGCGCGCGGTGCCCGTCCCGTACAACGGCTCGGTGGCCCGGCTCAACTTCGGCTTCCTCTCGGCCGCCCGCGTACGCCGCTGGCTGCACGAGGGCGAGTTCGACGTGATGCACATCCACGAGCCGACCTCGCCGTCCCTCGGACTGCTCGCCTGCTGGGCGGCGTCGGGCCCGACCGTCGCGACGTTCCACACGTCCAACCCGCGCTCACGCGCGATGATCGCGGCGTACCCGATCCTGCAGAACGCGCTGGAGAAGATCAGCGCGCGGATCGCGGTCAGCGAGTACGCGCGCCGGACACTGGTCGAACACCTCGGCGGCGACGCCGTCGTGATCCCCAACGGGGTCGACGTCGACTTCTTCGCCGACGCCGAGCCCAACCCGGCGTGGCAGGGCGGCACGATCGGCTTCATCGGCCGCATCGACGAGCCCCGCAAGGGGATGCCGGTCCTGATGAAGGCGCTGCCGAAGATTCTCGCGGCCTACCCCGGGACGCGGCTGCTGGTGGCGGGACGCGGCGACGAGAAGGAAGCCGTCGAGTCCCTGCCCAAGGCGCTGCGCGGGCAGGTCGAGTTCCTGGGGATGGTGAGCGACGCGGACAAGGCGAGGCTGCTGCGCAGCCTCGACGTGTACGTGGCGCCCAACACGGGCGGCGAGAGCTTCGGCATCATCCTGGTCGAGGCGATGTCCGCGGGCGCTGCGGTGCTGGCGAGCGACCTGGACGCGTTCGCCCAGGTCTTGGACCAGGGCGCGGCGGGCGAGCTGTTCGCGAACGAGGACGCGGACGCGCTGGCGGACGCGGCGATCCGGCTGCTGGGCGACGCGTCGCGCCGCGCGGAACTGCGGGAGCGCGGGAGCGCGCATGTGCGGCGGTTCGACTGGTCGACGGTGGGCGCGGATATTTTGGCCGTGTACGAGACGGTGACGGACGGTGCGGCGTCGGTGGCGACGGACGAGAGGGCGACGGGCTTCAGGGCGCGCTTCGGCTTGGCGGCGCGGGACTAG
- a CDS encoding YebC/PmpR family DNA-binding transcriptional regulator, with the protein MSGHSKWATTKHKKAVIDAKRGKLFAKLIKNIEVASRTGGADVEGNPTLFDAIQKAKKSSVPNKNIDSAVKRGSGLEAGGADYETIMYEGYGPNGVAVLIECLTDNRNRAASDVRVAMTRNGGSMADPGSVSYLFNRKGVVIVPKGELGEDDVLGAVLDAGAEEVNDLGETFEVLSEATDLVQVRTALQEAGIDYDSADANFVPTMQVELDEEGARKIFKLIDALEDSDDVQNVFANFDVSDEVMEKVDA; encoded by the coding sequence ATGTCCGGCCACTCTAAATGGGCTACGACGAAGCACAAGAAGGCCGTGATCGATGCCAAGCGCGGCAAGCTCTTCGCGAAGCTGATCAAGAACATCGAGGTCGCTTCCCGCACCGGCGGCGCCGATGTCGAGGGCAACCCGACGCTGTTCGACGCCATCCAGAAGGCGAAGAAGAGCTCGGTGCCCAACAAGAACATCGACTCGGCGGTCAAGCGCGGCTCCGGCCTCGAAGCCGGTGGCGCCGACTACGAGACGATCATGTACGAGGGCTACGGGCCCAACGGTGTCGCGGTCCTCATCGAGTGCCTCACCGACAACCGCAACCGCGCAGCCTCGGACGTGCGGGTCGCGATGACCCGTAACGGCGGCTCGATGGCCGACCCCGGTTCCGTCTCGTACCTCTTCAACCGCAAGGGCGTCGTCATCGTCCCCAAGGGTGAGCTGGGCGAGGACGACGTGCTCGGCGCGGTGCTCGACGCGGGCGCCGAAGAGGTCAACGACCTCGGCGAGACCTTCGAGGTGCTCAGCGAGGCCACCGACCTGGTGCAGGTGCGCACCGCGCTCCAGGAGGCCGGCATCGACTACGACTCGGCCGACGCCAACTTCGTCCCGACCATGCAGGTCGAGCTGGACGAAGAGGGCGCCCGCAAGATCTTCAAGCTGATCGACGCGCTGGAGGACAGCGACGACGTGCAGAACGTCTTCGCCAACTTCGACGTGTCGGACGAAGTCATGGAGAAGGTCGACGCCTGA
- a CDS encoding HIT family protein: MLHCMTTEPEQQIGVGTPDAFQRLWTPHRMAYIQGENKPTGPEAGDGCPFCSIPAKSDEDGLIIARGERVYAVLNLYPYNGGHLMVVPFRHVADYTELDDPETAELGAFTKRAMTALRTASGAHGFNIGMNQGASAGAGIAAHLHQHVVPRWGGDTNFMPVVGHTKVLPQLLADTRTMLAEAWPAGS; the protein is encoded by the coding sequence ATGCTGCATTGCATGACGACTGAGCCGGAGCAGCAGATCGGAGTGGGGACCCCGGACGCGTTCCAGCGCCTGTGGACACCCCACCGGATGGCCTACATCCAGGGTGAGAACAAGCCCACGGGGCCCGAGGCCGGCGACGGCTGTCCGTTCTGTTCCATCCCGGCGAAGTCGGACGAGGACGGCCTGATCATCGCCCGCGGTGAGCGGGTGTACGCGGTGCTGAACCTCTACCCGTACAACGGCGGCCATCTGATGGTGGTGCCGTTCCGGCACGTCGCCGACTACACGGAGCTGGACGACCCGGAGACCGCGGAGCTGGGCGCCTTCACCAAGCGGGCGATGACCGCGCTGCGGACCGCCTCAGGGGCGCACGGCTTCAACATCGGCATGAACCAGGGCGCGTCGGCGGGGGCGGGCATCGCCGCGCATCTGCACCAGCACGTCGTGCCGCGCTGGGGCGGGGACACCAACTTCATGCCGGTCGTCGGACATACGAAGGTGCTGCCCCAACTGCTCGCCGACACCCGGACGATGCTCGCCGAGGCCTGGCCGGCCGGCTCCTGA
- a CDS encoding elongation factor G-like protein EF-G2, producing the protein MGDKAHTHTGAAGGVAVADRPSAVRNVVLVGHSGSGKTTLVEALALTAGAVNRAGRVEDGGTVSDYDEIEHRQHRSVQLSLVPLEWGGCKINLLDTPGYADFVGELRAGLRAADAALFVVSAAQDAQSVPATTRAVWDECAAVGMPRAIVVTHLDTARTSFETMTDICGRIFGGADPDAVLPLYLPVRGPEGADGHARATGLVGLLSQRIFDYSTGERRTGAPAAGQLPLIEAARARLIEGIIAESEDETLMDRYLDGADIAVGTLTEDLEKAVARGVFHPVLAAAPAPPDGRQGLGTVELLELITGGFPSPLERAAPAVTTPGGTPRAGISCDPGGPLVAEVVKTASDPYVGRLSLVRVFSGTLRPDETVCVSGHGTEDERIGALSSPFGKRQRVLPRCVAGDLACVAKLSSAETGDTLSAKDEPLLMVPWTMPEPLLPLAVEAHGKADEDRLSHGLARLVAEDPTMRLEQNQDTRQVVLWCLGEAHADVALDRLRNRYGVRVDTVPYRVPLRETFGAPATGRGRHVKQSGGHGQFAICEIDVEPLPPGSGVEFVDRVVGGSVPRQFVPSVEKGVRTQAAQGVTAGFPLVDIRVTLHDGKAHSVDSSDAAFQTAGALALREAAAAAVLSLLEPVAELRVTVPDEYVGPVMSDLTGRRGRVVGTEQASRGRTSVRAEVPELEIGRYAVELRSVSHGTGRFSRSYARHEAMPGPLAEKLRIRDANGA; encoded by the coding sequence ATGGGCGACAAGGCGCACACACATACCGGGGCCGCGGGCGGGGTGGCGGTCGCCGACCGGCCGTCCGCCGTGCGGAACGTGGTCCTGGTCGGCCACAGCGGATCGGGCAAGACCACGCTCGTCGAGGCGCTGGCGCTGACCGCGGGGGCGGTCAACAGGGCGGGCCGGGTCGAGGACGGCGGGACGGTCTCGGACTACGACGAGATCGAGCACCGCCAGCACCGCTCCGTACAGCTCTCGCTGGTGCCGCTGGAGTGGGGCGGCTGCAAGATCAATCTGCTGGACACCCCCGGCTACGCCGATTTCGTCGGGGAGCTCAGGGCCGGTCTGCGCGCGGCGGACGCGGCCCTTTTCGTGGTGTCGGCCGCGCAGGACGCGCAGTCGGTCCCCGCGACGACCCGGGCGGTGTGGGACGAGTGCGCGGCCGTGGGGATGCCGCGGGCCATCGTCGTCACGCATCTGGACACGGCGCGCACCAGCTTCGAGACGATGACCGACATCTGCGGCCGGATCTTCGGCGGCGCCGACCCCGACGCCGTACTGCCGCTCTACCTGCCCGTACGCGGCCCCGAGGGGGCCGACGGGCACGCGCGGGCCACGGGTCTCGTGGGACTCCTCTCGCAGCGGATCTTCGACTACTCGACGGGCGAGCGCAGGACCGGTGCCCCGGCGGCCGGGCAGCTCCCGCTCATCGAGGCGGCCCGCGCGCGGCTGATCGAGGGGATCATCGCGGAGAGCGAGGACGAGACCTTGATGGACCGGTATCTCGACGGCGCGGACATCGCCGTCGGGACGCTGACCGAGGATCTGGAGAAGGCGGTCGCGCGCGGGGTCTTCCATCCGGTGCTCGCCGCGGCGCCGGCGCCGCCCGACGGCAGGCAGGGGCTCGGTACGGTCGAGCTGCTGGAGCTGATCACCGGCGGCTTCCCCTCCCCGCTGGAGCGCGCCGCCCCCGCCGTGACCACGCCGGGCGGCACGCCGCGCGCCGGCATCAGCTGCGATCCGGGCGGCCCGCTGGTCGCCGAGGTGGTCAAGACGGCGTCCGACCCGTACGTGGGGCGGCTCTCGCTGGTACGGGTGTTCTCCGGGACGCTGCGGCCCGACGAGACGGTGTGCGTGTCGGGGCACGGTACGGAGGACGAGCGGATCGGCGCGCTGTCGTCCCCTTTCGGCAAGCGGCAGCGGGTGCTGCCGCGCTGTGTCGCCGGTGATCTCGCGTGTGTGGCGAAGCTGTCGAGCGCGGAGACGGGTGACACGCTTTCCGCCAAGGACGAGCCGCTGCTGATGGTGCCGTGGACCATGCCGGAGCCGCTGCTGCCGCTGGCCGTCGAGGCGCACGGCAAGGCGGACGAGGACCGGCTGTCGCACGGTCTGGCCCGGCTGGTGGCCGAGGATCCGACCATGCGCCTCGAACAGAACCAGGACACCCGTCAGGTCGTCCTGTGGTGCCTCGGGGAGGCGCACGCGGACGTGGCGCTGGACCGGCTGCGGAACCGGTACGGCGTGCGGGTGGACACCGTGCCGTACCGGGTGCCGCTCAGGGAGACCTTCGGCGCCCCGGCCACCGGGCGCGGCCGGCATGTCAAACAGTCGGGCGGGCACGGCCAGTTCGCGATCTGTGAGATCGACGTGGAGCCGCTGCCGCCCGGTTCGGGTGTCGAGTTCGTCGACCGGGTGGTGGGCGGTTCGGTGCCGCGGCAGTTCGTCCCGTCCGTCGAGAAGGGCGTACGGACCCAGGCGGCGCAGGGAGTCACCGCCGGCTTTCCGCTGGTCGACATCCGCGTCACGCTGCACGACGGGAAGGCGCATTCCGTCGACTCCTCGGACGCCGCCTTCCAGACGGCCGGCGCGCTGGCCCTGCGCGAGGCGGCGGCCGCCGCCGTCCTCAGCCTGCTGGAACCGGTCGCCGAGCTACGCGTGACGGTGCCCGACGAGTACGTCGGCCCGGTGATGAGCGATCTGACGGGCCGCCGCGGCCGGGTGGTCGGCACCGAACAGGCGAGCCGGGGAAGGACGTCGGTCAGGGCCGAGGTGCCCGAACTGGAGATCGGACGGTACGCGGTCGAGCTGCGCTCCGTCTCGCACGGCACCGGCCGGTTCAGCCGCTCGTACGCCCGTCATGAGGCCATGCCGGGGCCGTTGGCCGAGAAGCTACGGATACGGGACGCGAACGGGGCGTAG
- the pgsA gene encoding phosphatidylinositol phosphate synthase — protein sequence MLNKYARAFFTRVLTPFAAFLLRRGVSPDAVTLIGTAGVMAGALVFFPRGEFFWGTIVATVFVFSDLVDGNMARQAGISSRWGAFLDSTLDRVADGAVFGGFALWYAGSGDNNMLCAVAIFCLASGQVVSYTKARGEAIGLPVAVNGLVERAERLVISLVAAGLAGFHRTFGVPGIEILLPIALWIVAAGSAVTLAQRVITVRRESAEADAAAAAAAAGTGRGSETTS from the coding sequence ATGCTGAACAAGTACGCGCGTGCATTTTTCACGCGTGTCCTCACACCGTTCGCCGCGTTTCTGCTCCGCCGAGGGGTCAGCCCCGATGCGGTCACGCTCATCGGCACAGCCGGAGTGATGGCGGGCGCGCTGGTCTTCTTCCCTCGTGGAGAGTTCTTCTGGGGCACGATCGTCGCCACCGTCTTCGTCTTCTCCGACCTCGTCGACGGCAACATGGCCCGGCAGGCCGGCATCTCCAGCCGCTGGGGCGCGTTCCTCGACTCGACCCTGGACCGGGTCGCCGACGGGGCCGTCTTCGGCGGCTTCGCGCTCTGGTACGCGGGCAGCGGCGACAACAACATGCTGTGCGCCGTCGCGATCTTCTGCCTCGCCAGCGGCCAGGTCGTGTCGTACACGAAGGCACGCGGCGAGGCCATCGGACTGCCGGTCGCCGTCAACGGACTCGTCGAGCGCGCCGAGCGGCTGGTGATCTCCCTGGTCGCCGCCGGACTCGCCGGATTCCACCGGACCTTCGGCGTCCCCGGGATCGAGATCCTGCTGCCGATCGCCCTGTGGATCGTGGCCGCCGGCAGCGCCGTGACGCTCGCCCAGCGGGTCATCACCGTCCGCAGGGAGTCCGCCGAGGCGGACGCCGCGGCGGCAGCGGCCGCCGCCGGCACCGGACGGGGGAGTGAGACCACGTCATGA
- a CDS encoding membrane protein produces MTQTIIWIVGIAIAIGLYLSWTAGRLDRLHARIDAARAALDAQLLRRASVAQELATSGLLDPAASLVLYEATHAARQAEEEQREVAESELSQALRAVFGEPEQVEAVRAAPGGEEAADELAAAVRRVPMARLFHNDAVRAARALRRHRKVRWFRLAGHAPFSPTFEMDDEPPTALAARPVS; encoded by the coding sequence GTGACGCAAACCATCATCTGGATCGTCGGCATCGCCATCGCCATCGGGCTCTACCTGAGTTGGACCGCCGGGCGGCTCGACCGGCTGCACGCCCGTATCGACGCCGCCCGCGCCGCCCTGGACGCGCAGTTGTTGCGGCGGGCGTCCGTCGCGCAGGAGCTCGCCACCTCCGGCCTGCTCGATCCCGCCGCCTCGCTCGTCCTGTACGAGGCCACGCACGCCGCCCGGCAGGCCGAGGAGGAGCAGCGGGAGGTGGCCGAGAGCGAGTTGAGCCAGGCGTTGCGGGCCGTGTTCGGGGAGCCCGAGCAGGTCGAGGCCGTGCGGGCCGCGCCCGGCGGGGAGGAGGCGGCCGACGAACTCGCCGCCGCCGTGCGCCGCGTACCGATGGCGCGGCTGTTCCACAACGACGCCGTACGCGCCGCCCGCGCCCTGCGGCGGCACCGCAAGGTGCGCTGGTTCCGGCTCGCCGGCCACGCACCGTTCTCGCCGACGTTCGAGATGGACGACGAGCCGCCCACCGCGCTCGCGGCCCGGCCGGTGAGCTGA
- the pdxS gene encoding pyridoxal 5'-phosphate synthase lyase subunit PdxS, with amino-acid sequence MSTSPQTPETGTARVKRGMAEQLKGGVIMDVVTPEQAKIAEDAGAVAVMALERVPADIRKDGGVARMSDPDMIEGIIGAVSIPVMAKSRIGHFVEAQVLQSLGVDYIDESEVLTPADEVNHSDKWAFTTPFVCGATNLGEALRRIAEGAAMIRSKGEAGTGNVVEAVRHLRQIKNEIARLRGYDSNELYAAAKELRAPYEIVREVAELGKLPVVLFSAGGVATPADAALMRQLGAEGVFVGSGIFKSGDPAKRAAAIVKATTFFDDPKIIADASRDLGEAMVGINLDTLSDAEHFANRGW; translated from the coding sequence GTGTCCACCAGCCCCCAGACCCCCGAAACCGGCACCGCACGCGTCAAGCGCGGCATGGCAGAGCAGCTCAAGGGCGGCGTGATCATGGACGTCGTCACGCCGGAGCAGGCGAAGATCGCCGAGGACGCCGGCGCGGTGGCCGTGATGGCTCTGGAGCGGGTGCCCGCCGACATCCGTAAGGACGGCGGGGTGGCCCGGATGTCCGACCCGGACATGATCGAGGGGATCATCGGGGCGGTGTCGATCCCGGTCATGGCCAAGTCCCGGATCGGGCACTTCGTGGAGGCGCAGGTCCTCCAGTCGCTCGGCGTCGACTACATCGACGAGTCGGAGGTGCTGACGCCCGCGGACGAGGTCAACCACTCGGACAAGTGGGCGTTCACCACCCCGTTCGTGTGCGGTGCGACCAACCTGGGTGAGGCGCTGCGGCGGATCGCCGAGGGCGCGGCCATGATCCGGTCGAAGGGCGAGGCCGGCACCGGCAACGTCGTCGAGGCCGTGCGCCACCTGCGGCAGATCAAGAACGAGATCGCCCGGCTGCGCGGGTACGACAGCAACGAGCTGTACGCGGCGGCCAAGGAGCTGCGCGCGCCGTACGAGATCGTCCGGGAGGTCGCCGAGCTGGGCAAGCTGCCCGTGGTGCTGTTCTCGGCGGGCGGTGTGGCGACCCCGGCGGACGCGGCGCTGATGCGTCAGCTCGGCGCCGAGGGCGTCTTCGTCGGGTCCGGCATCTTCAAGTCGGGCGACCCGGCCAAGCGCGCGGCCGCGATCGTCAAGGCCACCACGTTCTTCGACGACCCGAAGATCATCGCGGACGCCTCGCGCGACCTCGGCGAGGCCATGGTCGGCATCAACCTCGACACCCTGTCCGACGCCGAGCACTTCGCGAACCGTGGCTGGTGA
- the ruvC gene encoding crossover junction endodeoxyribonuclease RuvC — protein MRVLGVDPGLTRCGVGVVEGVAGRPLTMLGVGVVRTPADAEIGMRLVAIEQGIEAWLDEHKPELVAVERVFAQHNVRTVMGTAQASAVAMLCASRRGIPVALHTPSEVKAAVTGSGRADKAQVGAMVTRLLRLAAPPKPADAADALALAICHIWRAPAMNRLQQAHAAARPSRIPTSVRKVTR, from the coding sequence ATGCGGGTTCTGGGCGTTGACCCCGGGCTGACCCGGTGCGGTGTCGGAGTGGTCGAGGGTGTGGCGGGCCGCCCCCTGACGATGCTGGGTGTCGGAGTGGTGCGGACGCCCGCCGACGCGGAGATCGGCATGCGGCTGGTCGCCATCGAGCAGGGCATCGAGGCCTGGCTGGACGAGCACAAGCCCGAACTCGTCGCGGTGGAGCGGGTGTTCGCCCAGCACAATGTGCGTACGGTGATGGGCACGGCCCAGGCGAGCGCCGTCGCCATGCTCTGCGCTTCGCGCCGTGGCATCCCCGTCGCCCTGCACACCCCCAGCGAGGTCAAGGCCGCCGTCACCGGCAGCGGACGGGCGGACAAGGCGCAGGTCGGCGCGATGGTGACCCGGCTGCTGCGGCTGGCGGCGCCGCCCAAGCCGGCCGATGCCGCCGACGCGCTGGCGCTCGCCATCTGCCACATCTGGCGCGCCCCCGCCATGAACCGTCTCCAGCAGGCGCACGCGGCGGCCCGCCCGTCCCGTATCCCCACCTCCGTACGTAAGGTCACCCGATGA
- a CDS encoding potassium channel family protein: MDVPSGPDRQRRWEQRMEFPLLLASLVFLACYAVRVLANDADQFWRALALILALLTWALFLGDYLVRLRLSRQGAGFLRTHWLDTVVVLLPLLRPLRIVSTYLAVQRRRDRPRFSLYGRVMMYAGLSALLLTFAAALAVFQQERGAPGATIRTFGDSVWWACSAITTVGYGDVTPVTPWGRVIAVGLMGCGLALLGAVTGSFSSWLIQVFRREDEAGPPTS; the protein is encoded by the coding sequence ATGGATGTCCCGAGCGGCCCCGACCGGCAGCGCCGCTGGGAGCAGCGCATGGAGTTTCCGCTGCTCCTGGCCTCGCTGGTATTTCTCGCCTGCTACGCGGTACGGGTCCTCGCGAACGACGCCGACCAGTTCTGGCGGGCGCTCGCGCTGATCCTCGCCCTGCTGACCTGGGCGCTCTTCCTCGGGGACTATCTGGTGCGGCTGCGGCTCAGCCGGCAGGGCGCCGGATTCCTGCGCACGCACTGGCTGGACACCGTGGTGGTGCTGCTGCCGCTGCTGCGGCCGCTGCGGATCGTGAGCACGTATCTGGCGGTGCAGCGCCGCAGGGACCGCCCCCGCTTCAGCCTGTACGGGCGGGTGATGATGTACGCCGGTCTTTCGGCGCTGCTGCTCACCTTCGCCGCCGCGCTGGCCGTGTTCCAGCAGGAGCGGGGCGCGCCCGGTGCCACGATCCGTACCTTCGGCGACTCGGTGTGGTGGGCGTGCTCGGCGATCACGACGGTCGGGTACGGCGACGTGACGCCGGTGACCCCGTGGGGGCGGGTGATCGCGGTGGGGCTGATGGGCTGCGGTCTCGCGCTGCTGGGGGCGGTGACGGGTTCGTTCTCGTCCTGGCTGATCCAGGTCTTCCGGCGGGAGGACGAGGCCGGGCCCCCGACGAGTTGA
- the pdxT gene encoding pyridoxal 5'-phosphate synthase glutaminase subunit PdxT produces MIGVLALQGDVREHLAALTEVGAVARTVRRPQELAEVDGLIVPGGESTTMSKLAVLFGMLQPLRERVQAGMPVYGTCAGMIMLAEKILDPRSGQETIGGIDMIVRRNAFGRQNESFEAAVDVTGVGPVEGVFIRAPWVESVGAQVEVLAEHGGHVVAVRQRNALATSFHPELTGDHRLHGFFADMVRACR; encoded by the coding sequence CTGATCGGGGTCCTGGCGCTCCAGGGCGACGTCCGGGAGCATCTGGCGGCGCTGACGGAGGTCGGCGCCGTGGCCAGGACCGTGCGCAGGCCGCAGGAGCTGGCCGAGGTGGACGGGCTGATCGTGCCGGGCGGCGAGTCCACGACCATGTCGAAGCTGGCCGTGCTCTTCGGCATGCTTCAGCCGCTGCGTGAGCGGGTACAGGCCGGGATGCCGGTCTACGGCACGTGCGCGGGGATGATCATGCTGGCGGAGAAGATCCTCGACCCGCGGTCGGGTCAGGAGACCATCGGCGGTATCGACATGATCGTCCGCAGGAACGCGTTCGGACGGCAGAACGAGTCGTTCGAAGCGGCGGTGGACGTCACCGGGGTCGGTCCCGTCGAGGGTGTCTTCATCCGTGCGCCGTGGGTGGAGTCGGTGGGTGCGCAGGTCGAGGTGCTGGCCGAGCACGGGGGCCATGTCGTCGCCGTGCGGCAGCGGAACGCCCTCGCGACGTCGTTCCACCCGGAACTCACGGGTGATCACCGGCTGCACGGGTTCTTCGCGGATATGGTGCGCGCCTGCCGGTGA
- the ruvA gene encoding Holliday junction branch migration protein RuvA, with protein sequence MIAFVSGPVAALAPTTAVIEVGGIGMSVQCTPGTLAELRVGQQAKLATSLVVREDSLTLYGFADDDERQTFELLQTASGVGPRLAQAMLAVHAPDRLRVAVATGDEKTLTAVPGIGKKGAQKLLLELKDRLGEPVGPGRAQGIGTAVSASWSDQLHAALIGLGYATREADEAVALVAPQAEAAVAEGLQPPVPQLLRAALQSLNRTR encoded by the coding sequence ATGATCGCCTTCGTCAGCGGCCCCGTCGCCGCTCTCGCCCCGACCACGGCCGTGATCGAGGTCGGCGGCATCGGCATGTCCGTGCAGTGCACCCCCGGCACCCTCGCCGAACTGCGCGTCGGACAGCAGGCGAAGCTCGCCACCTCACTGGTCGTCAGGGAGGACTCCCTGACGCTGTACGGGTTCGCCGACGACGACGAGCGGCAGACCTTCGAACTGCTCCAGACCGCGAGCGGCGTCGGGCCACGGCTCGCCCAGGCGATGCTCGCCGTGCACGCCCCCGACAGGCTGCGCGTCGCGGTCGCCACGGGCGACGAGAAGACGCTGACCGCCGTGCCCGGCATCGGCAAGAAGGGCGCCCAGAAGCTGCTCCTCGAACTGAAGGACCGGCTCGGCGAGCCGGTCGGCCCCGGCAGGGCACAGGGCATCGGGACGGCCGTCTCCGCCTCCTGGAGCGACCAGCTGCACGCCGCGCTGATCGGCCTCGGCTACGCCACCCGCGAGGCGGACGAGGCGGTGGCGCTGGTCGCGCCGCAGGCCGAGGCCGCCGTCGCCGAAGGCCTGCAGCCCCCCGTGCCGCAGCTGCTGCGCGCCGCGCTCCAGAGCCTGAACCGAACCCGTTGA